The genomic stretch GCGTTGACGATCGGGTAATAGAAATCGGCATAGCCCGAGGCGGTGACCGGGCTCATCGCCCGACGCCACGACTCGACGAAATCGAGCGAGGTCAGCCGGTCCCCGTTGCTCCACGCCGATTCGCGGAGGTGGAAGGTGTAGGTCCGCCCGTCGGGCGAGATCTCCCAACGCTCGGCGAGGCCGGGGACGATCTTCCCTTCCCCGCTCCGCGTCGTCAGCCCCTCGAAGAGGGCCTCGCAGAGGCGGATCTCCGGCTGCCCGGTGACGGTGTGGGGATCGAGGCTCTCCGGCTCCGCGCCGTTGGCGAAGACGAGATCGGCCCGCTGCCGCCCGCCGTCGCAGCCGGAAAGCCCGGAGAGGAGGAGGGCAAAAAGAAAGAGGGCCGGAATCCCGGCCCTCAGGAGATGTTTAACGGAACTCTGCTTCACGCGTCCCGATAAAGCCGCGTTATTTTTTCGCCGCAGGAGCCGCCGCAGGCGCTTCGGACGACGCCGCGGCCGAAGCGGGAACGGGCGCGGGAGCGGGCGTCGCCGCCGGGGCGACCGCCGACGCGTCGGGCTGCACCAGCCGCTTGTGGAGGGACGATTCGGCGGCCCGGTGGCTCGTGAGGTAGGCCAGGAGGATGGCGAGGAAGAAGAACATCCCCGTCAGCCACGAGGTGAACTTCACGAGGACCGCCGAGGTCTGGGCGCCGAAGACGGTCTCGGTCAGGCCGCCGCCGAAGGCCGCGCCGAGGCCGTCCTGCTTCGAGCGCTGCATGAGGATGGCGAGGACCAGCAGGAGGCTGAGGCCGACGAAGAGGACGATGAGGATGTCGATCAGGATGTTCATGGACGTGTATCTTGGAAGGGAAAGGCTGACTTAGCTGGCCGCGCCGGGCTCGGCCGCGCTCAGGACGATCGCCGCGAAGCCGCGGGCGTCGAGGCTCGCGCCGCCGACGAGGGCGCCGTCGATGTCGGGCTGGTGGAGGATCTCGGCGGCGTTCTCGGCCTTCACGCTGCCGCCGTACTGGATGCGGATCTTGCGGGCGACCTCGGCCGAGATGTTCTTCTCGATGAGGCTGCGGATGAAGGCGTGGGCTTCCTGCGCCTGGGCGGGAGAGGCCGTCTTGCCGGTGCCGATGGCCCAGACGGGCTCATAGGCGATGATGATGTCGGAGAAATCCTTCTCGGGAATCCCGTCGAGGCCGCCGGTGAGCTGCTTCGTGAGGACCTTCTTCCAGACGGCGTCGCCGCCTTCCCGCTCCTTCAGCGTCTCGCCGACGCAGAGGATGGGGCGGAGGCTGCCCGCGAGGGCGACCTTGACCTTCTCGTTGATCAGGGCGTCGCTCTCGGCGAAATACTGGCGGCGCTCCGAGTGGCCGACGATGACGTACCGGCAGTAGACGTCGCGGAGCATCGCCACCGAGATTTCCCCGGTGTAGGCGCCGCTGGCCGCCTGATGGACGTTCTGCGCGCCGAGGAAGACGTTCGGGACCTCGCCGACGAGCTCGGCGACGACGCCGAGCGCGGTGAAGGGGGGAATGAGGACGATGTCGGCCTGATCGAACTTCTTCACTTCGTTCAGGACTTCGGCGGCGAGGAGCTTCGCCTCGGTCGCCGTCTTGTTCATCTTCCAGTTTCCGGCGATGATCTTTTTACGGTAAATCTTCGACATAAATAAGTTGGGTCGGTTTTCCTCGGTCAGCAAGGAGGGGTTATTCAAGCAGAACCGGCAAGGCGGTCAAGCCTTGTCGGGAATGCAGGCGACGCCGGGGAGGACGGCTCCTTCGAGGAATTCGAGGGAGGCGCCGCCGCCCGTCGAGATGAAGGAAACCTTGTCGGCCACGCCCGCGCGCTTCACCGCCTTCACCGAATCGCCGCCGCCGATGATCGTGACGGCCTCGCGGTTCGCCGCGACGGCCTCGGCGATGGCGAAGGTCCCCTTCGCGCATTCCTTGACCTCGAAGACGCCCGCCGGGCCGTTCCAGAGGACGGTCTTCGCCGTGGCGATCTCGGCCGTCCAGAGCTTCACCGTCTCAGGCCCGATGTCGACCCCTTCCCAGCCGTCGGGGATCTGGTCGCCCGGGTTGGTGTAGCGGCCGGGGGAGACCGTCTTCTTCGCGAAATCGAATTCCTCGACGATGTAGTTGTCGACGGGAAGGAGGAACTTGACCCCCTTGGCCTTCGCCTTGTCGAGGGCCGCCAGGGCGGTGCCGACCTGATCGGGCTCAACGAGGGACTTGCCGACCTTCTTGCCGAGGGCGAGGGCGAAGGTGTAGGCCATCGCGCCGCCGATCAGGATCGTGTCGGCCTTATCGAGGAGGGAGTCGATCACCTTGATCTTGTCGGAGACCTTGGCCCCGCCGAGGATGACGACGAAGGGCTTCTGCGCGTGGGCGACGGCGTCGCCGAGGAACTTCAGCTCCCGTTCCATGAGGAGGCCGATCCCCTTTTCCTTCACGAACTTGGCGACCCCCTCGGTCGAGGCGTGGGCACGGTGGGCGGCGCCGAAGGCGTCATTGATGTAGACGTCGGCGAGCTTGCCGAGCTGGGCGGCGAAGACGGGATCGTTCTTTTCCTCCTCGGCGTGGAAGCGGGTGTTCTCCAGGAGGAGGATCTCGCCGTCCTTGAGCGCGGCGGCCTTGGCCTCGGCGACGGGACCGACGGTCTCCTCGGAGAACTGGACGGGGGTGCCGCTCAGCTCGGCCAGGCGGACGGCGACGGGGGCGAGGCTCTCCTTCACGTTCTTCTTCCCCTTCGGACGGCCCATGTGGGCGCAGAGGATGATCCGGGCGCCCTTTTCGCGGAGCAGCTTGATCGTCGGCAACGTCTCGCGGATGCGGGTGTCGTCGGTGATGACGTAGGCGCCGTCCTTTTCGTCGAGCGGGACGTTGTAGTCGACGCGCACGAGGGTGCGGAGTCCGTTGAGCTCGAGATCGCGAATCGTTACTTTGGCCATGGCTGGGGGGAAGGTGGGGGAGGGTTGGTCTGTTTGTGCTTGTGCTTGGGAAGAGCAACGCCGCACGCCCCGAGATTTCGGAACGTGCGGCGTGCGGGAGGAAGCCTCGGTATTAGAGGCCCTTGACGACCTGCTTGAGGAGGTCGACGGTGCGGTTGGAGTAGCCCCACTCGTTGTCGTACCAGCTGACGAGCTTGAAGAAGTGCTCGTTGAGCTCGATGCCCGAGCCGGCGTCGAAGATGCTGGAACGGGTGTCGTGGATGAAGTCGCCGGAGACGACCTCGTCGGTGGTGTAGCCGAGGATGCCCTTGAGGTAGGTCTCGCTCGCCTTCTTCATGAGCTCGCAGATTTCCTTGTAGCTGGTCGCCTTCGTGGTCTTGACCGTGAGGTCGACGACGGAGACGGTCGGCGTCGGGACGCGGAACGACATGCCGGTGAGCTTGCCCTTCACCTCGGGGCAGACGAGCGCGACGGCCTTCGCGGCGCCGGTCGTGGAGGGAATGATGTTCGTCGCCGCGGTACGGCCGCCCTTCCAATCCTTCTTCGACGGGCCGTCGACGGTCTTCTGGGTGGCGGTGTAGCTGTGGACGGTCGTCATGAGGCCTTCCTCGATGCCGATGCCTTCCTTCAGGAGGACGTGGACGATCGGCGCGAGGCAGTTCGTCGTGCAGCTGGCGTTGGAGATGATGTGGTGCAGGGCGGGGTCGTACTTCTCGTTGTTGACGCCGGTGACGACGGTGATGTCCTCGCCCTTCGCGGGGGCGCTGATGATGACCTTCTTCGCGCCCGCGGTGATGTGGCCCTTGGCCTTCTCGGCGTCGGTGAAGAGGCCGGTCGACTCGATGACGACGTCGACGCCCAGGTCCTTCCACGGGATCGCGGCGGGGCCTTCCTTCACGGCGAGGCACTTGATCTTGAAGCCGTTGACGACGAGGACGTCGTCCTCGGCGACGGAGGGAGCCGACTTCTCGCTGTGGACTTCGCCCTTGAAGCGGCCCTGGGTGGAATCATACTTCACGAGGTAGGCGAGGTTGTCGGCGGGAACGAGATCGTTCACGGCGACGACTTCGACTTCTTTGCCCAGCAGGCCCTGCTCGACGATGGCCCGGAAAACAAGGCGGCCGATGCGGCCGAACCCGTTGATACCAATTTTAACGCTCATATGATTCCTTTAGTGTTCTGATTCTCGATAATTGTGCTTCATCCTGCTCCCCCTCCGCCTCGCCGGGGCGGAGCTTAAAAAGGGACGACAGGCCTTCATTTATGAAGCCGTTTGGGGGAGCGTCAACGCAAAACCGTCCTTCCCCCTCACAATGGCCCCATATTGCCCGATTCTTCTGAAAACGGGGCCGAATTATAGTTAGTTAAAGGCCCAGAAGCTTTTTCGTTATTCCGGCAGGGCGCGTTGGGGCAGAATTGGCCTGATGGCGCGACGCCGAGCCGAAGCAATACCCGCAGTGGTCTTGTGAGATCGGCAACAAAGCCAGCAGGCCAATTCTGGCCCAACCCTCCGGGCTGGAGGGATTTTACTTTCCTCCGTTGTTGCTCGCGGCTTATGTGTGTCGCACACACACCGCGCCGCTCGCGCCTAGGCGGAAAGTAAACTTCCTCACAGCGCGCCCTGCCGGAATAACGAAAAAGCTTCTGATATGGAAACCGCACCGGCAGCCTCCCCGATCC from Verrucomicrobium sp. GAS474 encodes the following:
- the secG gene encoding preprotein translocase subunit SecG, producing the protein MNILIDILIVLFVGLSLLLVLAILMQRSKQDGLGAAFGGGLTETVFGAQTSAVLVKFTSWLTGMFFFLAILLAYLTSHRAAESSLHKRLVQPDASAVAPAATPAPAPVPASAAASSEAPAAAPAAKK
- the tpiA gene encoding triose-phosphate isomerase yields the protein MSKIYRKKIIAGNWKMNKTATEAKLLAAEVLNEVKKFDQADIVLIPPFTALGVVAELVGEVPNVFLGAQNVHQAASGAYTGEISVAMLRDVYCRYVIVGHSERRQYFAESDALINEKVKVALAGSLRPILCVGETLKEREGGDAVWKKVLTKQLTGGLDGIPEKDFSDIIIAYEPVWAIGTGKTASPAQAQEAHAFIRSLIEKNISAEVARKIRIQYGGSVKAENAAEILHQPDIDGALVGGASLDARGFAAIVLSAAEPGAAS
- a CDS encoding phosphoglycerate kinase; this encodes MAKVTIRDLELNGLRTLVRVDYNVPLDEKDGAYVITDDTRIRETLPTIKLLREKGARIILCAHMGRPKGKKNVKESLAPVAVRLAELSGTPVQFSEETVGPVAEAKAAALKDGEILLLENTRFHAEEEKNDPVFAAQLGKLADVYINDAFGAAHRAHASTEGVAKFVKEKGIGLLMERELKFLGDAVAHAQKPFVVILGGAKVSDKIKVIDSLLDKADTILIGGAMAYTFALALGKKVGKSLVEPDQVGTALAALDKAKAKGVKFLLPVDNYIVEEFDFAKKTVSPGRYTNPGDQIPDGWEGVDIGPETVKLWTAEIATAKTVLWNGPAGVFEVKECAKGTFAIAEAVAANREAVTIIGGGDSVKAVKRAGVADKVSFISTGGGASLEFLEGAVLPGVACIPDKA
- the gap gene encoding type I glyceraldehyde-3-phosphate dehydrogenase — encoded protein: MSVKIGINGFGRIGRLVFRAIVEQGLLGKEVEVVAVNDLVPADNLAYLVKYDSTQGRFKGEVHSEKSAPSVAEDDVLVVNGFKIKCLAVKEGPAAIPWKDLGVDVVIESTGLFTDAEKAKGHITAGAKKVIISAPAKGEDITVVTGVNNEKYDPALHHIISNASCTTNCLAPIVHVLLKEGIGIEEGLMTTVHSYTATQKTVDGPSKKDWKGGRTAATNIIPSTTGAAKAVALVCPEVKGKLTGMSFRVPTPTVSVVDLTVKTTKATSYKEICELMKKASETYLKGILGYTTDEVVSGDFIHDTRSSIFDAGSGIELNEHFFKLVSWYDNEWGYSNRTVDLLKQVVKGL